The following proteins come from a genomic window of Budorcas taxicolor isolate Tak-1 chromosome 24, Takin1.1, whole genome shotgun sequence:
- the TTI2 gene encoding TELO2-interacting protein 2 isoform X2: protein MEPHGPRESPPWEGSSLPGAWPSSALGQAFSQILHQFAGQESQRGKARSAALEDLAALLEAKECDRLFEGSDASLRGMPEMLGQVAKALGKYAAPAEEQEGRGDRHSEVAEKAAAVALLFLQLLRKVEAAKNSLVCPAWKTSLRPLVGPIYVFAVTHSLEQPWTSPRSQEVAGQVLALLLQVTECSSVAGFLHGENEDEKGRFTVIMGLLKPDLNKDSWKNNPATKYVFSWTLQKVTRPWLSQHLERILPPSLLISDDYQTENKILGVHCLHHIVLNVAVLLCLLDLFPILEKALHWKGDGARPTTQCDEVLQLILTHMEPEHRLLLRRTYARNLPAFVKRLGILTVRHLKRLERVIIGYLEVYDGPEEEARLKILETLKLVLQYTWPRVSCRLEVLLKALLKLICDIARDSSLTPDSVKSALLEEATNCLILLDRCASGRVKGLLAKIPHSCEDSQVGNCIRRVQQLSEGAPCDTT from the exons ATGGAGCCTCACGGCCCTCGGGAATCCCCACCTTGGGAGGGTTCTTCCTTGCCCGGAGCATGGCCTTCCTCCGCCCTCGGGCAGGCCTTCTCCCAGATCTTGCACCAGTTTGCCGGCCAGGAATCCCAACGGGGCAAGGCCAGAAGTGCAGCTCTTGAGGACCTCGCTGCTCTGCTCGAAGCTAAAGAATGTGATCGGTTATTTGAGGGGAGTGACGCCTCGCTCCGTGGAATGCCCGAAATGCTGGGGCAGGTGGCAAAAGCCCTAGGGAAGTATGCAGCCCCTGCAGAGGAGCAGGAAGGGAGAGGTGACCGCCACTCCGAAGTGGCGGAGAAAGCGGCGGCAGTTGCGTTACTGTTTCTTCAGCTCTTGAGGAAGGTCGAGGCCGCCAAGAATTCCTTGGTTTGCCCTGCGTGGAAGACAAGCCTCCGTCCCTTGGTAGGACCCATCTATGTTTTTGCGGTCACACACAGCTTGGAGCAACCGTGGACCAGCCCAAGATCTCAAGAGGTCGCTGGACAGGTGCTCGCCTTATTGCTTCAGGTCACTGAATGTAGTTCTGTGGCTGGATTCCTCCACGGAGAAAATGAAGACGAGAAAGGGAGATTTACTGTGATCATGGGGCTTCTCAAACCCGATTTGAATAA GGACTCCTGGAAGAATAACCCAGCCACCAAATACGTTTTCTCATGGACTCTGCAAAAGGTCACTCGACCCTGGCTGAGCCAACATCTGGAAAGAATACTTCCTCCATCATTGCTCATCTCAGATGACTATCAGACTGAAAACAAAATCCTGGGTGTCCATTGCCTCCATCACATTGTGCTTAATGTG GCTGTGCTCCTGTGTCTGCTGGATTTATTCCCCATCCTGGAGAAAGCCCTGCACTGGAAGGGAGATGGGGCCCGACCCACCACACAGTGTGATGAGGTCCTGCAGTTGATCCTGACGCACATGGAGCCCGAGCACCGCCTTCTCTTACGTAGGACTTACGCGAGAAACCTACCAGCTTTTGTGAAAAG GTTGGGGATCTTAACTGTCCGGCACTTGAAAAGGCTGGAGCGAGTCATCATTGGTTACTTGGAGGTATATGATGGACCCGAGGAGGAGGCCAGATTGAAGATACTGGAAACCCTAAAACTTGTCCTGCAGTATACTTGGCCCAG AGTCTCCTGTAGACTTGAGGTCTTACTGAAGGCTCTCTTGAAACTGATATGTGACATAGCAAGGGATTCAAGCCTCACACCCGACAGTGTTAAGAGCGCCTTGTTAGAAGAGGCCACCAACTGCCTGATTCTCCTGGACCGCTGTGCTTCGGGACGGGTAAAG GGTCTCCTGGCTAAAATCCCCCACAGCTGTGAAGACAGTCAGGTGGGGAACTGCATCCGAAGAGTGCAACAGCTTTCTGAAGGCGCTCCCTGCGACACAACTTAA
- the TTI2 gene encoding TELO2-interacting protein 2 isoform X1: protein MEPHGPRESPPWEGSSLPGAWPSSALGQAFSQILHQFAGQESQRGKARSAALEDLAALLEAKECDRLFEGSDASLRGMPEMLGQVAKALGKYAAPAEEQEGRGDRHSEVAEKAAAVALLFLQLLRKVEAAKNSLVCPAWKTSLRPLVGPIYVFAVTHSLEQPWTSPRSQEVAGQVLALLLQVTECSSVAGFLHGENEDEKGRFTVIMGLLKPDLNKDSWKNNPATKYVFSWTLQKVTRPWLSQHLERILPPSLLISDDYQTENKILGVHCLHHIVLNVPAADLLQYNRAQVLYHALFNHLYAREHHLIQAVLLCLLDLFPILEKALHWKGDGARPTTQCDEVLQLILTHMEPEHRLLLRRTYARNLPAFVKRLGILTVRHLKRLERVIIGYLEVYDGPEEEARLKILETLKLVLQYTWPRVSCRLEVLLKALLKLICDIARDSSLTPDSVKSALLEEATNCLILLDRCASGRVKGLLAKIPHSCEDSQVGNCIRRVQQLSEGAPCDTT from the exons ATGGAGCCTCACGGCCCTCGGGAATCCCCACCTTGGGAGGGTTCTTCCTTGCCCGGAGCATGGCCTTCCTCCGCCCTCGGGCAGGCCTTCTCCCAGATCTTGCACCAGTTTGCCGGCCAGGAATCCCAACGGGGCAAGGCCAGAAGTGCAGCTCTTGAGGACCTCGCTGCTCTGCTCGAAGCTAAAGAATGTGATCGGTTATTTGAGGGGAGTGACGCCTCGCTCCGTGGAATGCCCGAAATGCTGGGGCAGGTGGCAAAAGCCCTAGGGAAGTATGCAGCCCCTGCAGAGGAGCAGGAAGGGAGAGGTGACCGCCACTCCGAAGTGGCGGAGAAAGCGGCGGCAGTTGCGTTACTGTTTCTTCAGCTCTTGAGGAAGGTCGAGGCCGCCAAGAATTCCTTGGTTTGCCCTGCGTGGAAGACAAGCCTCCGTCCCTTGGTAGGACCCATCTATGTTTTTGCGGTCACACACAGCTTGGAGCAACCGTGGACCAGCCCAAGATCTCAAGAGGTCGCTGGACAGGTGCTCGCCTTATTGCTTCAGGTCACTGAATGTAGTTCTGTGGCTGGATTCCTCCACGGAGAAAATGAAGACGAGAAAGGGAGATTTACTGTGATCATGGGGCTTCTCAAACCCGATTTGAATAA GGACTCCTGGAAGAATAACCCAGCCACCAAATACGTTTTCTCATGGACTCTGCAAAAGGTCACTCGACCCTGGCTGAGCCAACATCTGGAAAGAATACTTCCTCCATCATTGCTCATCTCAGATGACTATCAGACTGAAAACAAAATCCTGGGTGTCCATTGCCTCCATCACATTGTGCTTAATGTG CCAGCTGCTGATTTGCTGCAGTACAACAGGGCTCAGGTCCTCTACCACGCCCTTTTCAACCACCTGTACGCACGGGAACACCACCTCATTCAG GCTGTGCTCCTGTGTCTGCTGGATTTATTCCCCATCCTGGAGAAAGCCCTGCACTGGAAGGGAGATGGGGCCCGACCCACCACACAGTGTGATGAGGTCCTGCAGTTGATCCTGACGCACATGGAGCCCGAGCACCGCCTTCTCTTACGTAGGACTTACGCGAGAAACCTACCAGCTTTTGTGAAAAG GTTGGGGATCTTAACTGTCCGGCACTTGAAAAGGCTGGAGCGAGTCATCATTGGTTACTTGGAGGTATATGATGGACCCGAGGAGGAGGCCAGATTGAAGATACTGGAAACCCTAAAACTTGTCCTGCAGTATACTTGGCCCAG AGTCTCCTGTAGACTTGAGGTCTTACTGAAGGCTCTCTTGAAACTGATATGTGACATAGCAAGGGATTCAAGCCTCACACCCGACAGTGTTAAGAGCGCCTTGTTAGAAGAGGCCACCAACTGCCTGATTCTCCTGGACCGCTGTGCTTCGGGACGGGTAAAG GGTCTCCTGGCTAAAATCCCCCACAGCTGTGAAGACAGTCAGGTGGGGAACTGCATCCGAAGAGTGCAACAGCTTTCTGAAGGCGCTCCCTGCGACACAACTTAA